The genomic region CCACGCCAAGACGGTTTCATGTTTTTTGAGATTCTAAATCCGATAATTTCAATTTCCCCATTGAGGATATCTCACCACTCGCGCTAAAAGCGATCCGAACCCGGGCGATCGCCGTTTCTCCCCCCGCGTTTCCGGGTCAACTGTGAACTCTCAAACATAAACTCTTAAGCGCCTCGCAACGCGACGATCGGATCGAGTTTCGCCGCTTGTTTGGCGGGAAGCACGCCGAAAATAAAGCCCGTTGCGCCTGAAACTCCGGTGGCGAGGGCGATCGCCACGATCGAGATTCCTGCTTCAAATTCGGTCAATTGAGCAATTAAGAAAATCCCACCGACACCGATCCCGGTTCCGATCGCCCCTCCGAGTACGGAGAGAATCACCGCCTCGATTGTAAACTGAAGTAAAATATCATTTTGCGAGGCTCCGATCGCCTTTCTCAAGCCGATTTCTTTCGTTCTCTCCGTCACCGAAACCAGCATAATATTCATAATACCAATCCCGCCGACTAATAATGAAATTCCGGCGATCGCCGCCAATAATGCGGTCAACGCGCCGGTAATCGATCCCATAATTTGCTGTAAATCTTGCTGATTTCTGACGGTAAAATCATCTTCGTCGGTAATTTTATGTCGCAGTCTCAATAAGTTTTCAATTTGGAACTGTGCCGCTTCCATATTATTGAGATTTTCAACGGATACCGAAATAAAATTGACTTGCAATCCATAAGGCGAGGTTTGTCCGACAATCCGATTGGCTAAGGTCGTCACGGGTATAAACGCGAGGCGATCGAAATTCACCCCAAAAGTCGAACCTTTCGGCTTCATGACGCCAATAACTAAAAACGAAACCCCTTTAATCCGAATTTGTTCGCCGATCGGATTTTTCCCTTCAAATAATAAATCGGCCAGATCGGAACCCAAGGCCACCACCGCTGTATTTTTCTTGACATCCAAGTCACTAAAAAAGCGACCACTCCCCACATCAAAGTTTCTAACGACTAAAACTTCCGGCGTCGTTCCATATAAAAGTGTAGAAATATTTTTACTCCTATAATTCACCCGTTCCGTCGCATTTAATTGCGGCGCAACTGCTTTGACCGAGGGAACTTGTTCGGCGATCGCCCGCGCATCTTCCAGCACTAACGTTTGTGGCGGAAACACGGGTCTTCTTTGGGCTTTCGGACTGCCAGAAACCACAAATAATAAATTAGTCCCCAGGGAGTTTACCTGACTTTCCACAAACCGCCGCGCCCCCTCTCCCACCCCCAAGGTGGCAATCACGGAAGCATTACCAATAATAATCCCCAACATGGTCAAGGTACTACGCATTTTATTGGCTTTTAAGGTCGTAAAAGCCATGTGGAAGCTTTCGATAATATCCATTAGTTTTAAGGAAGTAGGGAGTAGAGAGTAAGAAGTAGGGAAGAGACAAGAAGCAAGAGACAAGAGCAATAAATCGACTGCAGTGCGGGCATCTTGCCTCGTTCCCTCACTATTTTTAAAAAGTACCGATCGCTGTCTAAGAGACTGTCGATCGAGGAAATACAGCACTCGGGCGATCTGATGAAGTACAGTGCCGATCCCTCTATGCCCCCTTCGCCCCCCTTTCAAAGGGGAGTTGGGGGGATAGAGGAGGGAACGAGGAAAGTCCCCCTTTTTAAGGGGGATTTAGGGGGATCTAAATGTCTTGCATAGCAGAGGAAAATGCTATATAAAAAAATCTAGCAGGAGTTGGGTAACCCAACCCCTACAGAACACCATAGAAACGCCGAGAGCGTTGGGGTAACTCGATAGTAGCCATCGGTCATTTGATGCTCCGGCGATCGCTTTCTCGCAAACATGACTTTTCATGTTTATTTTACAAACAATTTCTCAAAGAACTCAGGAATTAGACCTCAGAAGGAAAGCATTACTTCTTCAAGCTAAACTCTAAACTCTCAAATCTCTTGTGCAGTTCTAAGAGTATGAGAATTTTGCTCAATTTTCGTTTAATTTTCCATACCTTGTTTGAGAATTTCATCTAATTTTTGTCCTTCCGGTAACTCGGTAAAGACACGATCGCCCGCCTGAATACCATCGAGGATTTGAATGCGATCGCCGATCGTCGGTCCGATCGTCACGGGTTGAAAAACAGGCTCATTTTTCTCATCGGGAACTAACACCCCCGTTTCCCCTTTTTGGGTCACGATCGCCACCGTCGGCACGACCAAAGCATCGCTCAATTCTTCCCCTAAAAACGTAACATCCACATTCATCCCGGACTGCAACTTATCCGTTCCCGTTTCGATCGCCGCACGGATTTCAAATAACGTCACGTCTCGCTCTTCGATCGCTTCCGGTGCAATTAACTTCACTTGTCCGTAAAAAGTCAAATCCGGATAGGCATCGGCGACAATTTCCACCTGTTGTCCCGGCTTAATTTGGCTGATATCCGCTTCCGGAACCTTCGCCAGCACCTCCAAGCCCCGCGCCAGAGCCACAATCGAGGTCGAAGTTGCCGAAGAAGTGGCCGAAGCGGAAGTCGTCGGCGTCACGAACGCCCCCTCAGTGGCGTATTTCTGGGTAATTTGTCCGGCGAAGGGAGCGCGCACCAAACTATCATTAGCTTGCACTTCGTAAAACTGCACCTGCGCTTGAGCTTCCGAGACTCTCGCTTCGGCGGCGGCAATTTGTTCGTCACGAGTTCCGGCGAGCAGTTCGTCTAATGCCTGTCGCGCTTCGCGTACCCGGGCTTCGGCTTGTTGAATATCTTCGCTGCGGCTGCCGTTTTCCAGTTCTCGCAAGTCGGCGCGCGCTTCGGCGACGGCGGCCCGGGCTTGGGCGATATCTTCGCTACGGCTACCCGTTTCCAACAGTTCTAGATTCTGTTCGGCTTCGCGCAAACTCGCTTGCGCCCGTTCCCACTCGGTGACGGCAGCATCGAGGTCGTCTTGGGAAATCGCGCCTTCTTCGGCTAAATATTGATTGCGTTGTTTCCGTTGCTGGGCCAAACGGGCTTGAACCCGCGCCGAGTCCACCCGGGCGCGGGCTTGGGCGATTTCTTCGGGACGCGGCCCGGCGAGTACTTCGGCTAAATTCGCTTCGGCTTGAGCGACTCTGGCTTCGGCGCGGCTGATGGTTTCGGGACGGGCGCCCCGGCGGACTTCTTCGAGGGCGGCTTGTTGTTGTTCGAGGCGCGATCGCGCTTGGGCGATTTGCTCGGGACGCGCTCCAGCCCGTCGTTCGGCCAGTTGGGCGATCGCGTCGGCCAGGCGAGCTTCGGCTTGGCGCAGTTGAGCCTCGATTTCCTGACTCTCCATCCGGGCGATCGCCTCTCCCGCTTCGACTCGATCGCCTTGTTCCACGTATAGTTCGGCGAGTCTGCCGGAGGTTTTTGGCGAAATATTGACGCTTTGAATCGGCTGAACTTTGCCGCTTGCTTCGATGCGGACGGTCAAATCTTGTAATTCTACCGGGACGGTCAGTTCGGCGATCGCCTCCGCTTTCGGTCTGCGGTTTTGGACGCGGAAATAGCCGAAGGTTCCGATCCCGAGAACGGCGACGATCGCGATCGCGGCGATCGCCTTTTTCCCCACCCCTTTTTTCTTCGGCGGCGGTTCGTTCGGACGCTTTCGCTCCAGATTCTCCCGAACTTCCGGGGTTTCTTCCGCCTTGGCGGCTAACTCTTCTGAGTGGCGATCGGGGTTTTCGGGCGATCGTGACTTGACTTGCATGAGGTTCCTCCTAAATCCAACGATGCCAATCAACTAAGAATATTTCGCGAAGGGTTTGGCGATCGCCTTTAATGGTGTTCTCGTTCCCAGCGATCGGTCAACACA from Oxynema aestuarii AP17 harbors:
- a CDS encoding ABC transporter permease, with amino-acid sequence MDIIESFHMAFTTLKANKMRSTLTMLGIIIGNASVIATLGVGEGARRFVESQVNSLGTNLLFVVSGSPKAQRRPVFPPQTLVLEDARAIAEQVPSVKAVAPQLNATERVNYRSKNISTLLYGTTPEVLVVRNFDVGSGRFFSDLDVKKNTAVVALGSDLADLLFEGKNPIGEQIRIKGVSFLVIGVMKPKGSTFGVNFDRLAFIPVTTLANRIVGQTSPYGLQVNFISVSVENLNNMEAAQFQIENLLRLRHKITDEDDFTVRNQQDLQQIMGSITGALTALLAAIAGISLLVGGIGIMNIMLVSVTERTKEIGLRKAIGASQNDILLQFTIEAVILSVLGGAIGTGIGVGGIFLIAQLTEFEAGISIVAIALATGVSGATGFIFGVLPAKQAAKLDPIVALRGA
- a CDS encoding efflux RND transporter periplasmic adaptor subunit: MQVKSRSPENPDRHSEELAAKAEETPEVRENLERKRPNEPPPKKKGVGKKAIAAIAIVAVLGIGTFGYFRVQNRRPKAEAIAELTVPVELQDLTVRIEASGKVQPIQSVNISPKTSGRLAELYVEQGDRVEAGEAIARMESQEIEAQLRQAEARLADAIAQLAERRAGARPEQIAQARSRLEQQQAALEEVRRGARPETISRAEARVAQAEANLAEVLAGPRPEEIAQARARVDSARVQARLAQQRKQRNQYLAEEGAISQDDLDAAVTEWERAQASLREAEQNLELLETGSRSEDIAQARAAVAEARADLRELENGSRSEDIQQAEARVREARQALDELLAGTRDEQIAAAEARVSEAQAQVQFYEVQANDSLVRAPFAGQITQKYATEGAFVTPTTSASATSSATSTSIVALARGLEVLAKVPEADISQIKPGQQVEIVADAYPDLTFYGQVKLIAPEAIEERDVTLFEIRAAIETGTDKLQSGMNVDVTFLGEELSDALVVPTVAIVTQKGETGVLVPDEKNEPVFQPVTIGPTIGDRIQILDGIQAGDRVFTELPEGQKLDEILKQGMEN